A stretch of DNA from Solenopsis invicta isolate M01_SB chromosome 5, UNIL_Sinv_3.0, whole genome shotgun sequence:
cccttttttccttcttcagtaaattgcaaattatgtttgttgtACATAGTCAATAAACTTTTACTTGTAAGAAGAATGATAGAACTCTATGGTTAGTAAATTGAGTTGATTAAAATTGTGTCGCGTAAATATTTACTGAGatattgtcaaaaaacaaatCAGTATTCCACAACTCCCTTCTTTCCTCTATAGATATTTGTTTAACGAAACATTATTTCGACTAATATTGACACGTACTTCTTTTGGAATGCTAATATTGGATTGCTTTCAAGATCGCTTATGTCAATTTCTTTGCCTTTTTTCTTGACTTCTGAATGTTTCCTGCAAACCAGCCAGCCCACATGTGCGAAGAAGAAACCTCTTTTAGCATTATGCGGATCGGCGTCAGTTTCACTGTATTTGTGGTGAACCCTATGATCTCTGGACCAATGGATCACATCGAACTAGATTCAAcaaacttatattttaatagataCTAATATAGAACGtcctaattattaatttaatcgcacatttaaaaaatattatctgctCATTGAGGtggcaaaaatttaaaaacacgGATTGTACGAGGgcggtccgataagtacttagcctcacTGCCCAATGGTGCCAGTATCGCAAGAGAGATTTACTATCGTATAGTACATTCTCGTAgacggctactgtcaaaatttcagcTGAATCGGACTCATAGTTTTGTTTTGATCGCGTGTGGAAGCGGGCGTGTccgcggattttagaaaaatggaaaaagagcaatatcggtcggtgattcaattcttgtttttggaagggAAATCGCGCAGCAAAATCAAAGAACGCTTGGATGCTGTGTACGATGACTCTTCTCCTTCGATGGCGaccgtcaaaaattggtttaatgAGTTTCAACGTGGTCGCACGTCGGTTTTTGATGAGCCACGCCCAGGTGCCTCGAAAATGGCTACGacggaggataacgtgacaaaaatccacgatctcgtattggcagaccgccgattgaaggtgcgcgagatagctgaaacagtaggcatctcaaaagaccgcgtgggtcatatcctgcatgaaattttgggcatgagaaagctgtcggcgcgatgggtgccgcgtttgctcactccggacaacaagcgcaaccgtgagaccacttcagagcagtgtttgacgctgtttaGCGCAATCCGAAGGAGTTTCTGCGTCGTTTCGTAACCGTCGACGAAACATGGATCCATTGGTACACACCAGAGACCAAGGAACAGTTGAAACAGTGGACTTCACCTGGCAAACATGCTCCGAAGAAGGCGAAGACTGTCCTATCGGCCGGAAAGGTGATGGTCACCGTTTTCTGAGATTCACAAGGTGTGATCTACATCGACTACCTGGAGAAGGCAAAACGGTCACAGGGCTCTACTATGCCGAATTATTGGGCCGATTCGACACCAAATTACAGAAAAAACGGCCTcatttggcgaagaaaaaagtgcttttccaccatgacaacgcaccggctcacacctctgccgtcgccacggccaaattggtcgaattgcactacgaactgctgccccatccaccgtattctccagatttggccccgcgcgactttttttgtttccaaacttgaaaaagtcactcgccgggcagaaatttgagtcgaatgaggaggtcatcgccgccacggaagcctactttgcagacctcgagaaaacgtatttttcagatgggtTAAAGAAGCTGGAGCATCGCTGAGTCaagtgtatcgagctaaaaggagactatgttgagaaataaatcgccacttttccaaaattttcgtttttcttttgtaggctaagtacttatcggactgccctcgtaaagatatttttatcgtGAACTTATAATTAGTTCAAAGTACACCTCGATGTCAGTCAGTCATCATATTGACGCCGGTACTTATTGAACATATTGTAATTGCATTTTAGCgctaatcaaataaaatatacctatacatttttaaatttagataattaaatttttttataaactaggCCAACTACGTTTTTATTAGACAGACTGTGTATcgcgataattaaaaaataccgGAAATTTACGTTCATGTCTACTTCCACCTTTTATATTCTCAATCTTATAagaacaaatacattttttcttaacaaaagaTCATTTATTTGGCCAACATTTAAGGACGCGTTGGATcgttattttttcatttcttacacGCGACGCGTGTTTTATGCTTACATcgattgtatttattatatctcACTAGCTGCaggaaaaaatcgattttttcttgTTCAATTGATTGTTATatcgtaaatattaataaatcttatcAATCTTCGATCAAACTCTTAGTGTTAAAATCCGTCGTGAGAAAactaattatgtattattagaggattttatttttcacgaaaattcttatttattaactgCTCTTTAGTTTCTGTGAAACCTACTTACCTGAAACGCTATAGTGCTCATAATAACAAGCAGCAGCTGGAGAGGCCACTTGGCTTTATAAGATCGGTGTGCCCACAGTCGATGATTTCCAGCTGTGATTCCCATCAAGCTGATTTCAGATAAGAAAATTACTGCAATCAAGAAAATCATATTGGTACACTCAGGGGTCTTGCGTCGATTTGCTTCGATAATCATCAATTCTTATTGAATTACTTAATAACGAATTACATTACAAGAAATATGATTAATAACTCAGAACAGAAAATTTATTCGTAATAGAATGTTGCGTAAGcagaatgtaatttatattatctttatctagatgattTTAATTAAGACCCTTAACTACCTACCACCAGTTTTTGTCACACAACCACCTACCCTGCATTCAGTGGACGCGGGAGTAAAATTACTTTCgtttgtgaaattttttaagtaaggGTTTgctattgatttaaaaatagtttaaagacatattaaattatttattagaaagagaaaaacacattaaaaaacaatattttttaaaatctcaaaGAGTGTTTAACATCTCTTATTTTAGGCTTACAAATTAACATATTTGGAAAATGAGATCtacaaaaataatcttaaagaataggaacttttttatacattttttaaattattaagtaatcatcaaacattgcaaaaaaaattttttttgctataattaacatttaaataaaattgcaggCATTTAAGTTATAGTTTTTTACGACAGTCAATGCACAACTTGTTTAAACATTCAAGGCAAATTAGTGTCTTGCATTCGAAACACATGTATTGTGTTCTCCGTCTCTTTTTATAGTCGCAAGTTGAACAGTTTTTTCGAAACGCCAATCTTTCTTTAGCACCGCTGCTACTTGGAATTGCTGATGAGTGGTTTCCTCGTTAAAGTAGAGAAATCATCGAAGCGAGATTTTGATATCTtgttacacttttatattttttcaacagCTCACCACTCCATGAATAGTCTGGTGAACTGTTCAGCTAATCTTTTGATGAACTTAAACCTGCTTTCAATCTTTTGCTTGAGTTTGTGCAGATAAGCTTGAGCTCACGACGTAGCAGTTTGAGGCCGAATTGTCAAGCAATCTGTAAAATACTGCCAAAGGCCATCTGCGAGTGTGACGATCTGTGGAGTAATTGGAGCATCTTTGGTCGAGTAAGTCCACTCCAATTTTAGTTTggttataaaaaagtattatttctgattttttgaTGGTTTGGTCAACATTTGGCATGTGGTGCATACTTGACAGGGTGATCACTGCTTTATTTGATTTTGGCACATATGAAGATATAGTGATATCTTTTGTAAATCCTAAAATAGTTGACTCAACGTCTCGTCGACAAACTGGCAAAAATTCTAGATGTATttctctttgattttttttcaaagttccTACAACCGTTAGCTGTTTCTTTTTCAGTAGCTCTAGCAGCTCAATAGAAGTGCACCAATTATCAGTTGTTACGTTTTGGTTAGATCCTTCTATTGAAGATATGAGGTGCATTACAGCTTGCGTCGGTTTCTTTAGACGATGACATTCAAATGGTAAGTTTAGCTTATTAGATTTTCTTCCtagatatatataaacattgagCAGATATCCCTTGCATCTGTAAGACATTGAATTTTTATGCCATATTTTGCCGGTTTCTTTGGCATGTACATTTTAAATCGGCATCTTCCTCGAAACGCCAGCAACATTTCATCAATACATACACAATGCTAATAGCATAAATAGCTTGACACCGCTCTATGAAAGAATTAAAGAGCTCAGCAAAAGATGCGGATGCATCGTTTTTTCGACGTGCTGGTCTGGTCACTGCATCATCAAAAcgaataatttttagtaacacTTCAAACCGGTTCTTGCTCATTCAACGGTATATTTCCCTTCCAGTACCGTTAGTACTGCATCATGATGTACCAAaatatgtgtgtgcgcgcagcttatctttaatttttcttcaaaacccAAATAGtactgtttttgtattttaacagaaaaaattttttatgctaacTCTTGTGGTAATTACGTTGTGGCGACCGTTCGCCATTTGCCCAaccgaaaattcaaaaataatattattcagagaaacaaataatttattcggTAGTAAGATAAACATGCGTAAGTAACAAGCAACCCGACAGAAGGATATACAGAGTAGAAAAGATTTgcaaacaaaagaaataataaacagCTTCGAATTTGCGGACCAAACGGTTATTCGGAGCTTATATAAAGCGGGCGAGAGAAGAAACGCGCTCTCTCGCCAAGTATCCTCTAGCCTCAACACGTATCTTGTAACTCGGGCGTCTTATAAGAAAACCGAACGGTTGATATTAAACTGTTAGAAAGCTCACTCGAgttcttaattaatttctttattactaCATACACCTACAGACATTATATCCCAAATCGTTTAACtttaaatctacaaaattaaatctgCTAATTCTACAAAATCGAAGCATTACAATGTACTTTGTATTCtccttgaaaaattttcctattttaatCCAAGTGGTACgtattcaaaaaaatgtgtgaaatctttaaattgcgccaattataaagagcatatattattttgaaataactgttgtataataaacgcatctcaaatttttatttttctttttttaaaacccaagttgtaatatttttgtattttaacaaaaaaatttttctatactaACCCAGtacaaaatcaatttaatcCAAGTGgtgacattattaattttttctaaaacaaaattcaagtagtacttatgtttgtatttccattgaaaaatctttttgttGCCCTTTGTTTCCGCCTCCCTCTCCTTTGATTCAGGCATAGCTTTTGAAGTGTCTTCCAGACTTTCTCCTTCCAGGCGCCTCATTCAAATCCTCCTGACAACCTTACAACTTTACAaccattatacagggtgattcaaaataacctattggtcccgaagctggcatattcgtaatcgaattctaagacgatttttccttttgcaaaaatttgtccggagcttagttttcaagttacaataagaattagttagcgtatgacgggtcaggtacaagtggtagacaggggcggcgcgactcactgttacacgcgggtatttctgtggggcacctcctgcgctcaaatgactaacaaaagtacatggacagcacattcctatttaaactctctctctctctctctctctctctctctctctctctctctctctctctctctctctctctctctttctcctttcctttttgtgcgttttaaaagtgctacttttaacttgcaagtgtacatttaagtaatctaatttgcattatattttattattctcgggcgtacatttattataataatgtaaacttacttgaagattttacggtcatcccgatatttgacggccggatgacagatcgaaatttgacaagttaaatgtaacataattaaagtgacagagagagagagagagagagagagagagagagagaaagagagagagaaagacagtttaaatagaaatgtgctgtccatgtacttttgtcagtcatttgagcacaggaggtgccccacggaaacacccgcgtgtaacagtgagtcgtgccgcccctgtctaccacttgtacctgacccgtcatacgctaactaattcttattgtaacttgaaaactaagcttcggacaaatttttgcaaaaggaaaaatcgtctcagaattcaaTTACGAATATGcaagcttcgggaccaataggttattttgaatcaccctgtatgtctGGAACGGCTAAGAACAGAAACAAACATTTTGTCGCAACTCAAAATGCTCTAGGTTTCGCTATAATTGCGGTGGCAAAAAGTATTTCCGAAATATTAGAACTAGAAGAAAgtgaaatttttagtaaattgttacaatatttaggAAATGCCAGAAAACTAATGGCAGGCTTACATTATCAATACTTGATTATGAGAAGAGCTTTTATTATCCCGGGTATTGATGAAAAATATAGAGATCTtctaaaaaatcagaaataacaTCCGATCTTGTTGGAAATGAATTGTTTAAAAGACTAAAACAAACAAAATCTCTAGGAAAAGTGGTAGAAGATCTTGCCCCACAACACCagacaaaaaaatcttttaaactaACGAATCAGGAAAACCGGAGGAGCTTGCCGAAAAAATCCAGGGGCTATTTTGCAGCAGGCTCAGAAGTCAAAGGGGCCCTAAAGGTCGCTACAATACAAGAACCATCAGAAGAACCCATACTAGAGTGACAAAAAGTCGACAAAATCAAGCCACTACAGACATTAGAGGTAAGAAGAATAGCTGGacgactaaatttttttttaagagaatggaaacaatttacaaaaaataagtttgttttaaattgcGTCAAGGGTTATTTAATCCTATTTGAAACACAACCTAGCCAAAACTCCGTGCCGAAGGCACCTTTATTACAAGGTTCTCAGACCTTGGAGGATGTTggaaaagaaatagataaacttttattattaggAGCAGTCAGGCATTGTACGgtggaaaatttaaaatttatatcatctTATTTTTTAGTCCCAAAACCAGATGGaacttttagatttattataaatctaaagaaacttaataaatttataaaaacaaaacattttaaattagagAATCATCGTACTGCAGCAAATTTAAtctcaaaagaaaattttttagcaaaattagatttagaaaatgcttattttttaattccgaTGGATAAAAACTCCTCAAAgtttttaagaggatgctatactgacgaaAATTACCgaacattacagtgttcattaatttttgaattgccctgcctgcaccaaacgtaacaagcacgtcgctgtgacgtgctaactcgtcgcatgttacgtctcagcgacgtctcaactggtgtttgaaacgtaattgagacgtcgctgagacgtaactaacatccccatttctggtgacagcgacgttgtaatgacgtgtattttgtgacttatgcactaattgtgacctgaaaattatcgacgaattttgaaaaattaagattggtttttactgcattatgtacgtaaaatacttgctagataaaatgtataatagttttacactgagagaagagaatgattgcaattaccataattcaactgtaatttatgGTGGTTTTGGGtgcgatctataaattatagtaattctgaattataatattctattttttatgtatggttacatctattatgtttataatggttccaaatattggaagtttaaaaaggttagttttaatcacatagtaaattaaaacatcttccacttgatttcattttcaagggaattcatcagaaaaattattctactctaATAAAACATCgatgaaaaatcttataatgcttcgccttttataccatttatgtattttctttcttacgagaaaacgcCATAACaaccatctagtgacggtttcgtgtactactatacgcagagaaaaaagtatttgtgactatgattgcatggttaaggaaattattatgagagatgcatcggatagtgatttttaccggatagccggataccgcgatagtatttcccaactgtacattactctacgtaacgttttcacaattacgtattaaatttaattacattaaatgaaaaacatcatttttaaaaagtgaaatgttatttatctttaaaatataagtcataatacaaaagaaaattcaacaaacagctaattaattaaaacattcaaattatttagttacgtcgcagcgacgtgcacaagacgtatcatattttctgcgactttgtgatcagaacagcacgtctctgttacgtccggtgcaggcagggtggctttacagatcacaaaatcctttcgcaaaataaaagtacgcaccaaaacaaagtctgctctggtaaattttatgagaaaatcgatcaaaaagctaaaaattcatttattttcgactcgtggatctgtcaaccaaggttaatttttgttatttactgacgttctgtagctcgtatgtataaaatgagaccagggcgaacttcagaaaactctaacacaacactgactgtgtatcgtttcagtcaacaacctaacaaaaaagtttaataggtgaacagctgtacgtgtccaaatttcgcttagcgcacgtaaacgatggcaagaagagcagtggctgtagttgataggtcttttcgcagatggcgaaataatcgaaaaacaaagacagatctatgcgttggacaaagagcgatagcctggtctccctcgaaaaataatctgcaatgccgacgtcgaggaagttcttcggtcactatagcatcctcttaagaggatgctagtgactatttcgattatttcgccatctgcgaaaagacctatcaactacagccactgctcttcttgccatcgtttacgtgcgctaagcgaaatttgaacacgtacagctgttcacctattaaacttttttgttaggttgttgactgaaacgatacacagtcagtgttgtgtgttagagttttctgaagttcgccctggtctcattttatacatacgagctacagaacgtcagtaaataacaaaaattaaccttggttgacagatccacgagtcgaaaataaatgaatttttaactttttgatcgattttctcatacaatttaccagagcagactttgttttggtgcgtacttttattttacaaaaggattttgtgatctgtaaagccaattcaaaaattaatgaacactgtaatggtcggtaatttccgtcagtatagcatcctgtTAAGCAATGAGATATTgcaagcatattgttaatttatgttccTGCAaggtctccgtaatattgcattgcaatctgcaacattgcaacattgctgcaatgttgcttcaattttctgtgctgtatgaaaaatattagatttggtgatCGTGAAATCGCAAAGCGTGAAACTTGTAATATAAGACACTCAAAAATCCCTATTTACTGCATATTCTGACTTCGAAagctttccaaaatgctataacgaagtttttcattgaggacttttgaattatgaggcttgaaagttatggCTTTCAGCATTAGTactgagactttaaaatatctctaataaaattgattttggagaaaaatattacatacaaaagTTTTAGAGTATCAAAAGAGCTTTTTGtttggtcaactagattttgagtcGGGAGCCTAATTTGAACCTAGTAATATCCAAGTCAATAAGaccaatttcatataaaaaaaacctttgtgtCTCAGAATAGGAACCCTTTTCTTTAATTAGCAAAATCggcatttttgacaaaaaatttcatatacaacaAACTATAACTATTATCAATTGCTAACTTTTggcgataaaacttaaatatatttactataatttaattataaaaacaggagttaatggtataaattaaataaattgtaagcttttgaaaaaaagtatttcataatAGACATCTTTACCATAATGACTGCACCGCTAATtacgataataaataaattagtctaaacaaaatcagaaaaaaattttcatcactGGATATCGAAAGAGTTATGAATATGTGGAATTTGTTGTATTTTGACCGTTTTAATTAACATCCCGTTAATTGCTTGTGTTGAAGCTTTAGTATAAAGTAAATAGAGTCTGCTACAACAAATACATTAACGAGATAATATATTGATTGGATTTAATTGTATCGTAGCAAATAATGTGTGATTGATGGAATAATACTTTATGTGATTTTAATTTcttcgttaaataaaaatattattttattatataattattttgtgattaaaTAAAGGATACGTTACGCCACGCAATAAAAATCATATCACTCACCAAATAAAATGGTAGCAAATTTGACAGATGTGAATAAAAGATAAACGCCGAAAAGGGCACCGAGATGTAGAAACGAGAAAAATATTACTCTTTTCCACTCAATGCGCCTAACATATTTAGATTTATCCTTCAGCTCTTCAACTACTTGCGGTTCGCCAAGAGTCTCATCTTCGAATAGTACTCCTGTtgatttaattgttatattcgGCGCCATTGTTGTGTAAAATCTGTTAACAGCTACATAACAAATTcccattatttttcattaaaaattttaataagtaattctgtattattatatacattgattacattgaataaatgttaaacttttttttatttgcctaAACTATTTATTATGCTGTCTCtctttaattattcatattattctGAATACTTAACGTACTGCTACATTGAAATataagtaagaaaaaataagataaaatttgctTGTTTAattcacataattttaatttcaaaatcttACGAAATGACAAAAACAACTTAGAAAGCAGTTgacattaaaatagaaatacatCACGTCATCTtgctatattaataaatacgatatacatataatgagtGTGTTCCGATAGATCTGTGGAAAgtattccttttatttataaaattaaattagtaacgTTGTAACTAACTTTGATGCATTCCGTAATGGTACAATTGACTTCTGTGATTACTCCAGTTGCCTTGACTAGCAGAGtagttgttttaattttttttttttacttcaattatttataaaataattcttattgcgtattatttattaaaatagtattcaataataaaaatttttattgtaaaataggAAGTAAAGCTTAATAAGATTAATACttccaaaataattacataaagcTAAAAATCGtaagttttgattaattataatttatcaataatatattaataaattagattaaatgtATTTGTGGGCACTAGtgcataataaagtttattctgTTCACATTAAGTAGTTGGAGAGTAACCTATAggctatttaaataaataatacacaataagaattattttataaataattctcatcacgtattattcaaataaaagaaattaaaataatctctcTGGTCAAGGCAATAAGATAATCACAAAATCAACTGTTCCTATTTACAACGCATCAAAGTTAATCACAGCGCTACCAACTTTAGTGCCTATTTCCACCGATGCAGATTAACTTtcatctcagtttaacttataGTACatccttattttttaattttaaatagctTTTGATGAAATATGATCTAAACTGCGAAGCTATCTTCTAAAAAATAAAGCCCTGTTTTTTAAAACTCTTCCACCAACTAATGGTTCTTGATTGtaagaattgtaaaaaaaagaactcgTAAGACGAATGATCCGGTTCCtttcaattaagctttggaatattttagagatttcaccgatcaaaactgagaGGTTACATCagccggctgtcaaaacataatttactaacattacgatacattcatgattgctgacgcagcatccggttataatagtcatgagcgtaaaaacaactaagaacaaaacgtgAACCCTAGAATCAaaccccaggcatacctggcacaaACTGTACACCCAgtgtgtttgattctgtccatggagaaattttccaaattaaacattcgctatctttctacatactcgcagctcatgattaatgtaacaactagagcttattagtCGTTACGCACGGGGGTAAAACTAATATAGCGGTTTCCGGTAACACGGAAAAAGTGGGGCCCACTTGAAAATGGGAGTTAAAATGACCAATCAGAAAATGCCTTGATGTAAGTTGGTAAGAGTGAGCATGTGCTCACTTGATTTTCGTATAGTAGCATTGATGAATTGGTCTCTCCGACAATGCAGAGCAACGGTTTATGCAGCTAGGTAATAACAATTAATGCAGAATCCGGTAAAGTTCAATACTAGAATTTCAAGACTACTGTTTATCGAGACCTCGGTAAACAGAAGCATTAAAATCCTAATAATGAACTTTATTGGTTCTGGCATAAGTTAATGGTT
This window harbors:
- the LOC105197000 gene encoding acyl-CoA Delta(11) desaturase isoform X1, with the translated sequence MAPNITIKSTGVLFEDETLGEPQVVEELKDKSKYVRRIEWKRVIFFSFLHLGALFGVYLLFTSVKFATILFVIFLSEISLMGITAGNHRLWAHRSYKAKWPLQLLLVIMSTIAFQFDVIHWSRDHRVHHKYSETDADPHNAKRGFFFAHVGWLVCRKHSEVKKKGKEIDISDLESNPILAFQKKYYNILVLLLCFILPTVIPVVFWGETWTNAYFIPTVFRHILTLHITWLVNSAAHMFGNKPYDRHINPAENKGVAMLTLGEGWHNYHHVFPWDYKAAELGNYRLNFTTAFIDFCAKIGWAYDLKTVSEETIRKRVERTGDGSHELWGWGDKDQTQEEREAAIVTHHHTKVQ